The Equus asinus isolate D_3611 breed Donkey chromosome 22, EquAss-T2T_v2, whole genome shotgun sequence genome has a segment encoding these proteins:
- the FMNL3 gene encoding formin-like protein 3 isoform X8, whose translation MGNLESAEGGPGEPPSVSLLPPPGKMPMPEPCELEERFALVLSSMNLPPDKARLLRQYDNEKKWDLICDQERFQVKNPPHTYIQKLQSFLDPSVTRKKFRRRVQESTKVLRELEISLRTNHIGWVREFLNDENKGLDVLVDYLSFAQCSVMYSTLPGRRALKNSRLVSQKDDVHVCILCLRAIMNYQYGFNLVMSHPHAVNEIALSLNNKNPRTKALVLELLAAVCLVRGGHEIILAAFDNFKEVCKELHRFEKLMEYFRNEDSNIDFMVACMQFINIVVHSVEDMNFRVHLQYEFTKLGLEEFLQSRHTESEKLQVQIQAYLDNVFDVGGLLEDAETKNVALEKVEELEEHVSHLTEKLLDLENENMMRVAELEKQLLQREKELESIKETYENTSHQVHTLRRLIKEKEEAFQRRCHLEPSARGLESVGSEALARVGPVELSEGMPPSDLDLLAPAPPPEEALPLPPPPAPPLPPPPPPLPDKCPPAPPLPGAAPSVVLTVGLSAIRIKKPIKTKFRLPVFNWTALKPNQISGTVFSELDDEKILEDLDLDKFEELFKTKAQGPALDLICSKNKTAQKAASKVTLLEANRAKNLAITLRKAGRSAEEICRAIHTFDLQTLPVDFVECLMRFLPTEAEVKLLRQYERERQPLDELAAEDRFMLLFSKVERLTQRMAGMAFLGNFQDNLQMLTPQLNAIIAASASVKSSQKLKQMLEIILALGNYMNSSKRGAVYGFKLQSLDLLLDTKSTDRKMTLLHFIALTVKEKYPDLATFWHELHFVEKAAAVSLENVLLDVKELGRGMELIRRECSIHDNSVLRNFLSTNEGKLDKLQRDAKTAEEAYNAVVRYFGESPKTTPPSVFFPVFVRFIRSYKEAEQENEARKKQEEVMREKQLAQEAKKLDAKTPSQRNKWQQQELIAELRRRQAKEHRPVYEGKDGTIEDIITGLHHQPSVICHQARSAVPPNGPPRAPGPH comes from the exons AGCTCCATGAACCTGCCTCCTGACAAGGCCCGGCTCCTGCGGCAGTATGACAACGAGAAGAAATGGGATCTGATCTGTGACCAG GAACGATTCCAGGTGAAGAATCCTCCCCACACTTATATCCAGAAACTCCAGAGCTTCTTGGACCCCAGCGTAACTCGGAAG AAGTTCAGGAGGAGAGTGCAGGAGTCAACCAAAGTGCTGAGGGAGCTGGAGATCTCACTTCGTACCAACCACATTGG GTGGGTACGGGAGTTTCTGAATGATGAAAACAAAGGCCTGGATGTGCTGGTGGATTACCTGTCCTTTGCCCAATGTTCTGTCAT GTATAGCACCCTCCCTGGGCGCAGGGCCCTGAAGAACTCCCGCCTGGTGAGCCAGAAGGATGATGTCCACGTTTGTATCCTTTGTCTCAGAGCCATCATGAACTATCAG TATGGATTCAATCTGGTCATGTCCCACCCCCACGCTGTCAATGAGATTGCGCTCAGTCTCAACAACAAGAATCCAAG GACGAAAGCCCTTGTCTTGGAGCTCCTGGCAGCTGTGTGTTTGGTGCGGGGTGGTCACGAAATCATTCTTGCTGCCTTTGACAATTTCAAAGAG GTATGCAAGGAGCTGCACCGCTTTGAGAAGTTGATGGAGTATTTCCGGAATGAGGACAGCAACATCGACTTCATG GTGGCCTGCATGCAGTTTATCAACATCGTGGTGCATTCGGTGGAGGATATGAACTTCCGGGTCCATCTACAGTATGAATTTACcaagctggggctggaggagttCCTGCAG TCAAGGCACACAGAGAGCGAGAAGCTACAGGTGCAGATCCAGGCATACCTGGACAACGTGTTTGATGTGGGGGGTTTGTTGGAGGATGCTGAGACCAAGAATGTGGCCCTGGAGAaggtggaggagctggaggagcatGTGTCCCAT CTCACAGAGAAGCTTCTGGACCTAGAGAACGAGAACATGATGCGTGTGGCGGAGCTAGAGAAACAGCTGCTGCAGCGGGAGAAGGAACTGGAGAGTATCAAG GAGACCTACGAGAACACAAGCCACCAGGTACACACCCTGCGGCGGCTGattaaagagaaggaggaggcctTCCAGCGCCGATGCCACTTGGAGCCCAGTGCCCGGGGCCTGGAGTCGGTGGGCAGCGAGGCTCTGGCCCGGGTAGGCCCTGTGGAGCTGAGTGAGGGCATGCCACCCTCAGACCTGGACCTCCtggctccagccccaccccctgagGAGGCCCTACCTCTGCCTCCACCACCAGCTCCTCCCTTGCCCCCACCGCCTCCCCCCTTACCAG ACAAgtgtcccccagccccacccctccctggcGCTGCTCCCTCTGTGGTGTTGACAGTAGGCCTGTCAG CCATTCGCATCAAGAAACCTATCAAGACCAAGTTCCGGCTGCCTGTCTTCAACTGGACAGCGTTGAAACCCAACCAGATCAGTGGCACTGTCTTCAGTGAACTTGATGATGAGAAGATCTTGGAG GACCTGGACCTGGATAAGTTTGAAGAACTGTTCAAGACGAAAGCCCAGGGCCCTGCCCTTGACCTCATCTGCTCCAAGAACAAGACAGCACAAAAGGCTGCCAGCAAAGTGACCCTGTTGGAAGCCAATCGTGCCAAGAACCTGGCCATCACCCTACGCAAGGCTGGCCGCTCAGCTGAGGAGATCTGCAGGGCTATCCACAC GTTTGACCTACAGACACTACCGGTGGACTTTGTGGAGTGCCTGATGCGCTTCCTGCCCACAGAGGCTGAGGTGAAGCTGCTGCGGCAGTATGAGCGGGAGCGGCAGCCCCTGGACGAGCTGGCAGCTGAGGACCGCTTCATGTTGCTCTTCAGCAAGGTGGAGCGGCTGACGCAGCGAATGGCTGGCATGGCCTTCCTGGGCAACTTCCAGGACAACCTGCAGATGCTCACACCG CAACTCAATGCCATCATtgcagcctctgcctctgtcaAGTCCTCACAGAAGCTGAAGCAgatgttggag ATCATACTTGCTCTGGGGAATTACATGAACAGCAGCAAGCGGGGAGCTGTGTATGGCTTCAAGCTCCAGAGCCTGGATCTG CTGCTGGACACCAAGTCCACTGACAGGAAGATGACACTGCTGCATTTCATTGCCTTGACGGTGAAGGAGAAATACCCAGACCTGGCTACCTTCTGGCACGAGCTGCACTTTGTGGAGAaggcggcagcag TGTCCCTGGAGAACGTGCTGCTGGATGTGAAGGAGCTGGGCCGGGGCATGGAGTTGATTCGGCGGGAGTGCAGCATACATGACAACAGCGTCCTTCGGAACTTCCTCAGCACCAATGAAGGCAAACTGGACAAGCTCCAGCGCGACGCCAAGACAGCTGAG GAGGCCTACAATGCAGTTGTGCGCTACTTCGGTGAGAGTCCCAAGACCACACCTCCTTCTGTATTCTTCCCAGTATTTGTCCGATTCATTCGTTCGTATAAG GAAGCAGAACAAGAGAACGAAGCTCGAAAGAAGCAAGAGGAGGTAATGCGGGAGAAGCAGCTGGCTCAGGAAGCCAAGAAACTGGATGCCAAG ACCCCATCCCAGCGGAACAAGTGGCAACAGCAGGAGCTAATTGCAGAGTTGAGGCGGCGCCAGGCCAAGGAGCACCGGCCTGTTTACGAGGGGAAGGATGGTACCATTGAGGACATCATCACAG GCCTCCACCACCAACCCAGTGTCATTTGCCACCAAGCGAGGAGTGCCGTGCCGCCCAATGGCCCCCCTCGGGCTCCAGGCCCCCACTGA
- the FMNL3 gene encoding formin-like protein 3 isoform X6 — protein MGNLESAEGGPGEPPSVSLLPPPGKMPMPEPCELEERFALVLSSMNLPPDKARLLRQYDNEKKWDLICDQERFQVKNPPHTYIQKLQSFLDPSVTRKKFRRRVQESTKVLRELEISLRTNHIGWVREFLNDENKGLDVLVDYLSFAQCSVMYSTLPGRRALKNSRLVSQKDDVHVCILCLRAIMNYQYGFNLVMSHPHAVNEIALSLNNKNPRTKALVLELLAAVCLVRGGHEIILAAFDNFKEVCKELHRFEKLMEYFRNEDSNIDFMVACMQFINIVVHSVEDMNFRVHLQYEFTKLGLEEFLQKSRHTESEKLQVQIQAYLDNVFDVGGLLEDAETKNVALEKVEELEEHVSHLTEKLLDLENENMMRVAELEKQLLQREKELESIKETYENTSHQVHTLRRLIKEKEEAFQRRCHLEPSARGLESVGSEALARVGPVELSEGMPPSDLDLLAPAPPPEEALPLPPPPAPPLPPPPPPLPDKCPPAPPLPGAAPSVVLTVGLSAIRIKKPIKTKFRLPVFNWTALKPNQISGTVFSELDDEKILEDLDLDKFEELFKTKAQGPALDLICSKNKTAQKAASKVTLLEANRAKNLAITLRKAGRSAEEICRAIHTFDLQTLPVDFVECLMRFLPTEAEVKLLRQYERERQPLDELAAEDRFMLLFSKVERLTQRMAGMAFLGNFQDNLQMLTPQLNAIIAASASVKSSQKLKQMLEIILALGNYMNSSKRGAVYGFKLQSLDLLLDTKSTDRKMTLLHFIALTVKEKYPDLATFWHELHFVEKAAAVSLENVLLDVKELGRGMELIRRECSIHDNSVLRNFLSTNEGKLDKLQRDAKTAEEAYNAVVRYFGESPKTTPPSVFFPVFVRFIRSYKEAEQENEARKKQEEVMREKQLAQEAKKLDAKTPSQRNKWQQQELIAELRRRQAKEHRPVYEGKDGTIEDIITGLHHQPSVICHQARSAVPPNGPPRAPGPH, from the exons AGCTCCATGAACCTGCCTCCTGACAAGGCCCGGCTCCTGCGGCAGTATGACAACGAGAAGAAATGGGATCTGATCTGTGACCAG GAACGATTCCAGGTGAAGAATCCTCCCCACACTTATATCCAGAAACTCCAGAGCTTCTTGGACCCCAGCGTAACTCGGAAG AAGTTCAGGAGGAGAGTGCAGGAGTCAACCAAAGTGCTGAGGGAGCTGGAGATCTCACTTCGTACCAACCACATTGG GTGGGTACGGGAGTTTCTGAATGATGAAAACAAAGGCCTGGATGTGCTGGTGGATTACCTGTCCTTTGCCCAATGTTCTGTCAT GTATAGCACCCTCCCTGGGCGCAGGGCCCTGAAGAACTCCCGCCTGGTGAGCCAGAAGGATGATGTCCACGTTTGTATCCTTTGTCTCAGAGCCATCATGAACTATCAG TATGGATTCAATCTGGTCATGTCCCACCCCCACGCTGTCAATGAGATTGCGCTCAGTCTCAACAACAAGAATCCAAG GACGAAAGCCCTTGTCTTGGAGCTCCTGGCAGCTGTGTGTTTGGTGCGGGGTGGTCACGAAATCATTCTTGCTGCCTTTGACAATTTCAAAGAG GTATGCAAGGAGCTGCACCGCTTTGAGAAGTTGATGGAGTATTTCCGGAATGAGGACAGCAACATCGACTTCATG GTGGCCTGCATGCAGTTTATCAACATCGTGGTGCATTCGGTGGAGGATATGAACTTCCGGGTCCATCTACAGTATGAATTTACcaagctggggctggaggagttCCTGCAG AAGTCAAGGCACACAGAGAGCGAGAAGCTACAGGTGCAGATCCAGGCATACCTGGACAACGTGTTTGATGTGGGGGGTTTGTTGGAGGATGCTGAGACCAAGAATGTGGCCCTGGAGAaggtggaggagctggaggagcatGTGTCCCAT CTCACAGAGAAGCTTCTGGACCTAGAGAACGAGAACATGATGCGTGTGGCGGAGCTAGAGAAACAGCTGCTGCAGCGGGAGAAGGAACTGGAGAGTATCAAG GAGACCTACGAGAACACAAGCCACCAGGTACACACCCTGCGGCGGCTGattaaagagaaggaggaggcctTCCAGCGCCGATGCCACTTGGAGCCCAGTGCCCGGGGCCTGGAGTCGGTGGGCAGCGAGGCTCTGGCCCGGGTAGGCCCTGTGGAGCTGAGTGAGGGCATGCCACCCTCAGACCTGGACCTCCtggctccagccccaccccctgagGAGGCCCTACCTCTGCCTCCACCACCAGCTCCTCCCTTGCCCCCACCGCCTCCCCCCTTACCAG ACAAgtgtcccccagccccacccctccctggcGCTGCTCCCTCTGTGGTGTTGACAGTAGGCCTGTCAG CCATTCGCATCAAGAAACCTATCAAGACCAAGTTCCGGCTGCCTGTCTTCAACTGGACAGCGTTGAAACCCAACCAGATCAGTGGCACTGTCTTCAGTGAACTTGATGATGAGAAGATCTTGGAG GACCTGGACCTGGATAAGTTTGAAGAACTGTTCAAGACGAAAGCCCAGGGCCCTGCCCTTGACCTCATCTGCTCCAAGAACAAGACAGCACAAAAGGCTGCCAGCAAAGTGACCCTGTTGGAAGCCAATCGTGCCAAGAACCTGGCCATCACCCTACGCAAGGCTGGCCGCTCAGCTGAGGAGATCTGCAGGGCTATCCACAC GTTTGACCTACAGACACTACCGGTGGACTTTGTGGAGTGCCTGATGCGCTTCCTGCCCACAGAGGCTGAGGTGAAGCTGCTGCGGCAGTATGAGCGGGAGCGGCAGCCCCTGGACGAGCTGGCAGCTGAGGACCGCTTCATGTTGCTCTTCAGCAAGGTGGAGCGGCTGACGCAGCGAATGGCTGGCATGGCCTTCCTGGGCAACTTCCAGGACAACCTGCAGATGCTCACACCG CAACTCAATGCCATCATtgcagcctctgcctctgtcaAGTCCTCACAGAAGCTGAAGCAgatgttggag ATCATACTTGCTCTGGGGAATTACATGAACAGCAGCAAGCGGGGAGCTGTGTATGGCTTCAAGCTCCAGAGCCTGGATCTG CTGCTGGACACCAAGTCCACTGACAGGAAGATGACACTGCTGCATTTCATTGCCTTGACGGTGAAGGAGAAATACCCAGACCTGGCTACCTTCTGGCACGAGCTGCACTTTGTGGAGAaggcggcagcag TGTCCCTGGAGAACGTGCTGCTGGATGTGAAGGAGCTGGGCCGGGGCATGGAGTTGATTCGGCGGGAGTGCAGCATACATGACAACAGCGTCCTTCGGAACTTCCTCAGCACCAATGAAGGCAAACTGGACAAGCTCCAGCGCGACGCCAAGACAGCTGAG GAGGCCTACAATGCAGTTGTGCGCTACTTCGGTGAGAGTCCCAAGACCACACCTCCTTCTGTATTCTTCCCAGTATTTGTCCGATTCATTCGTTCGTATAAG GAAGCAGAACAAGAGAACGAAGCTCGAAAGAAGCAAGAGGAGGTAATGCGGGAGAAGCAGCTGGCTCAGGAAGCCAAGAAACTGGATGCCAAG ACCCCATCCCAGCGGAACAAGTGGCAACAGCAGGAGCTAATTGCAGAGTTGAGGCGGCGCCAGGCCAAGGAGCACCGGCCTGTTTACGAGGGGAAGGATGGTACCATTGAGGACATCATCACAG GCCTCCACCACCAACCCAGTGTCATTTGCCACCAAGCGAGGAGTGCCGTGCCGCCCAATGGCCCCCCTCGGGCTCCAGGCCCCCACTGA
- the FMNL3 gene encoding formin-like protein 3 isoform X4, with amino-acid sequence MGNLESAEGGPGEPPSVSLLPPPGKMPMPEPCELEERFALVLSSMNLPPDKARLLRQYDNEKKWDLICDQERFQVKNPPHTYIQKLQSFLDPSVTRKKFRRRVQESTKVLRELEISLRTNHIGWVREFLNDENKGLDVLVDYLSFAQCSVMFDFEGLESGDDGAFDKLRSWSRSIEDLQPPSALSAPFTNSLARSARQSVLRYSTLPGRRALKNSRLVSQKDDVHVCILCLRAIMNYQYGFNLVMSHPHAVNEIALSLNNKNPRTKALVLELLAAVCLVRGGHEIILAAFDNFKEVCKELHRFEKLMEYFRNEDSNIDFMVACMQFINIVVHSVEDMNFRVHLQYEFTKLGLEEFLQSRHTESEKLQVQIQAYLDNVFDVGGLLEDAETKNVALEKVEELEEHVSHLTEKLLDLENENMMRVAELEKQLLQREKELESIKETYENTSHQVHTLRRLIKEKEEAFQRRCHLEPSARGLESVGSEALARVGPVELSEGMPPSDLDLLAPAPPPEEALPLPPPPAPPLPPPPPPLPDKCPPAPPLPGAAPSVVLTVGLSAIRIKKPIKTKFRLPVFNWTALKPNQISGTVFSELDDEKILEDLDLDKFEELFKTKAQGPALDLICSKNKTAQKAASKVTLLEANRAKNLAITLRKAGRSAEEICRAIHTFDLQTLPVDFVECLMRFLPTEAEVKLLRQYERERQPLDELAAEDRFMLLFSKVERLTQRMAGMAFLGNFQDNLQMLTPQLNAIIAASASVKSSQKLKQMLEIILALGNYMNSSKRGAVYGFKLQSLDLLLDTKSTDRKMTLLHFIALTVKEKYPDLATFWHELHFVEKAAAVSLENVLLDVKELGRGMELIRRECSIHDNSVLRNFLSTNEGKLDKLQRDAKTAEEAYNAVVRYFGESPKTTPPSVFFPVFVRFIRSYKEAEQENEARKKQEEVMREKQLAQEAKKLDAKTPSQRNKWQQQELIAELRRRQAKEHRPVYEGKDGTIEDIITGLHHQPSVICHQARSAVPPNGPPRAPGPH; translated from the exons AGCTCCATGAACCTGCCTCCTGACAAGGCCCGGCTCCTGCGGCAGTATGACAACGAGAAGAAATGGGATCTGATCTGTGACCAG GAACGATTCCAGGTGAAGAATCCTCCCCACACTTATATCCAGAAACTCCAGAGCTTCTTGGACCCCAGCGTAACTCGGAAG AAGTTCAGGAGGAGAGTGCAGGAGTCAACCAAAGTGCTGAGGGAGCTGGAGATCTCACTTCGTACCAACCACATTGG GTGGGTACGGGAGTTTCTGAATGATGAAAACAAAGGCCTGGATGTGCTGGTGGATTACCTGTCCTTTGCCCAATGTTCTGTCAT GTTTGACTTTGAGGGTCTAGAGAGTGGTGACGATGGTGCATTCGACAAGCTCCGGTCCTGGAGCAGGTCCATTGAGGACCTGCAGCCACCCAGCGCCCTGTCAGCCCCCTTCACCAACAGCCTCGCTCGCTCCGCGCGCCAGTCTGTGCTCCG GTATAGCACCCTCCCTGGGCGCAGGGCCCTGAAGAACTCCCGCCTGGTGAGCCAGAAGGATGATGTCCACGTTTGTATCCTTTGTCTCAGAGCCATCATGAACTATCAG TATGGATTCAATCTGGTCATGTCCCACCCCCACGCTGTCAATGAGATTGCGCTCAGTCTCAACAACAAGAATCCAAG GACGAAAGCCCTTGTCTTGGAGCTCCTGGCAGCTGTGTGTTTGGTGCGGGGTGGTCACGAAATCATTCTTGCTGCCTTTGACAATTTCAAAGAG GTATGCAAGGAGCTGCACCGCTTTGAGAAGTTGATGGAGTATTTCCGGAATGAGGACAGCAACATCGACTTCATG GTGGCCTGCATGCAGTTTATCAACATCGTGGTGCATTCGGTGGAGGATATGAACTTCCGGGTCCATCTACAGTATGAATTTACcaagctggggctggaggagttCCTGCAG TCAAGGCACACAGAGAGCGAGAAGCTACAGGTGCAGATCCAGGCATACCTGGACAACGTGTTTGATGTGGGGGGTTTGTTGGAGGATGCTGAGACCAAGAATGTGGCCCTGGAGAaggtggaggagctggaggagcatGTGTCCCAT CTCACAGAGAAGCTTCTGGACCTAGAGAACGAGAACATGATGCGTGTGGCGGAGCTAGAGAAACAGCTGCTGCAGCGGGAGAAGGAACTGGAGAGTATCAAG GAGACCTACGAGAACACAAGCCACCAGGTACACACCCTGCGGCGGCTGattaaagagaaggaggaggcctTCCAGCGCCGATGCCACTTGGAGCCCAGTGCCCGGGGCCTGGAGTCGGTGGGCAGCGAGGCTCTGGCCCGGGTAGGCCCTGTGGAGCTGAGTGAGGGCATGCCACCCTCAGACCTGGACCTCCtggctccagccccaccccctgagGAGGCCCTACCTCTGCCTCCACCACCAGCTCCTCCCTTGCCCCCACCGCCTCCCCCCTTACCAG ACAAgtgtcccccagccccacccctccctggcGCTGCTCCCTCTGTGGTGTTGACAGTAGGCCTGTCAG CCATTCGCATCAAGAAACCTATCAAGACCAAGTTCCGGCTGCCTGTCTTCAACTGGACAGCGTTGAAACCCAACCAGATCAGTGGCACTGTCTTCAGTGAACTTGATGATGAGAAGATCTTGGAG GACCTGGACCTGGATAAGTTTGAAGAACTGTTCAAGACGAAAGCCCAGGGCCCTGCCCTTGACCTCATCTGCTCCAAGAACAAGACAGCACAAAAGGCTGCCAGCAAAGTGACCCTGTTGGAAGCCAATCGTGCCAAGAACCTGGCCATCACCCTACGCAAGGCTGGCCGCTCAGCTGAGGAGATCTGCAGGGCTATCCACAC GTTTGACCTACAGACACTACCGGTGGACTTTGTGGAGTGCCTGATGCGCTTCCTGCCCACAGAGGCTGAGGTGAAGCTGCTGCGGCAGTATGAGCGGGAGCGGCAGCCCCTGGACGAGCTGGCAGCTGAGGACCGCTTCATGTTGCTCTTCAGCAAGGTGGAGCGGCTGACGCAGCGAATGGCTGGCATGGCCTTCCTGGGCAACTTCCAGGACAACCTGCAGATGCTCACACCG CAACTCAATGCCATCATtgcagcctctgcctctgtcaAGTCCTCACAGAAGCTGAAGCAgatgttggag ATCATACTTGCTCTGGGGAATTACATGAACAGCAGCAAGCGGGGAGCTGTGTATGGCTTCAAGCTCCAGAGCCTGGATCTG CTGCTGGACACCAAGTCCACTGACAGGAAGATGACACTGCTGCATTTCATTGCCTTGACGGTGAAGGAGAAATACCCAGACCTGGCTACCTTCTGGCACGAGCTGCACTTTGTGGAGAaggcggcagcag TGTCCCTGGAGAACGTGCTGCTGGATGTGAAGGAGCTGGGCCGGGGCATGGAGTTGATTCGGCGGGAGTGCAGCATACATGACAACAGCGTCCTTCGGAACTTCCTCAGCACCAATGAAGGCAAACTGGACAAGCTCCAGCGCGACGCCAAGACAGCTGAG GAGGCCTACAATGCAGTTGTGCGCTACTTCGGTGAGAGTCCCAAGACCACACCTCCTTCTGTATTCTTCCCAGTATTTGTCCGATTCATTCGTTCGTATAAG GAAGCAGAACAAGAGAACGAAGCTCGAAAGAAGCAAGAGGAGGTAATGCGGGAGAAGCAGCTGGCTCAGGAAGCCAAGAAACTGGATGCCAAG ACCCCATCCCAGCGGAACAAGTGGCAACAGCAGGAGCTAATTGCAGAGTTGAGGCGGCGCCAGGCCAAGGAGCACCGGCCTGTTTACGAGGGGAAGGATGGTACCATTGAGGACATCATCACAG GCCTCCACCACCAACCCAGTGTCATTTGCCACCAAGCGAGGAGTGCCGTGCCGCCCAATGGCCCCCCTCGGGCTCCAGGCCCCCACTGA